In Halomarina salina, one DNA window encodes the following:
- the gcvPA gene encoding aminomethyl-transferring glycine dehydrogenase subunit GcvPA, whose product MSSNDSRGSPYAPHTTAETAAMLDAVGVDSEEDLFDIPDAVRFDGAFGIPERSERETRRHLEAMLSRNESVVEFLGRGHYDHYVPSLVDALSLRSEFLTSYTQYQPEVAQGFLQALFEYQSMLVELTGLDVANCSMYDAATALGEAATLAARVRSVSGSVVLVPELLHERRRSTLENYVAGTDLTVESYPMADANADIDALSDRMADDVVMVYAENPTVRGTVEERLADIGALADDHDALFCLGTDVVPLALLQEPASVGADVVVGEAASLGMGYADGMGMGLFACDESFLRQVPGRLVGASEDSAGKRAYTLTLQTREQHIRRERATSNICTNQAWVALRTAIHAASLGPDGLVDLANDCVTGARDLADRVDSIQGIRAPVHDRHHVREFVAHTDQPAQAVASDLAGEGFAVHVVGEHEIQLCTTERNETRRDALVEALEGVA is encoded by the coding sequence ATGAGCAGTAACGACAGCCGGGGCAGCCCGTACGCCCCACACACCACAGCCGAGACGGCCGCGATGCTCGACGCAGTGGGCGTCGACAGCGAGGAGGACCTGTTCGACATCCCGGACGCCGTCAGGTTCGACGGTGCGTTCGGAATCCCCGAACGGAGCGAGCGCGAGACGCGCCGCCACCTCGAGGCGATGCTCTCGCGCAACGAGAGCGTCGTCGAGTTCCTCGGTCGCGGCCACTACGACCACTACGTCCCGTCGCTGGTCGACGCGCTCTCGCTGCGCTCGGAGTTCCTCACCAGCTACACGCAGTACCAGCCCGAAGTCGCACAGGGCTTCCTCCAGGCGCTGTTCGAGTACCAGTCGATGCTCGTCGAGTTGACGGGACTCGACGTCGCCAACTGCTCGATGTACGACGCCGCGACGGCGCTGGGCGAGGCGGCGACGCTCGCCGCCCGCGTCCGGAGCGTCTCCGGGTCGGTCGTGCTCGTCCCCGAACTCCTCCACGAGCGACGCCGGAGCACGCTGGAGAACTACGTCGCCGGGACCGACCTCACCGTCGAGTCGTACCCGATGGCCGACGCGAACGCCGACATCGACGCCCTGAGCGACCGGATGGCCGACGACGTCGTGATGGTGTACGCCGAGAACCCGACCGTCCGCGGGACCGTCGAGGAGCGCCTCGCCGATATCGGTGCCCTCGCGGACGACCACGACGCGCTGTTCTGTCTCGGGACGGACGTCGTCCCGCTCGCCCTCCTGCAGGAACCCGCGAGCGTCGGCGCGGACGTGGTCGTCGGCGAGGCCGCCTCGCTCGGGATGGGCTACGCCGACGGGATGGGGATGGGGCTGTTCGCCTGCGACGAGTCGTTCCTCCGGCAGGTGCCCGGTCGCCTCGTCGGCGCGAGCGAGGACTCCGCGGGCAAGCGCGCCTACACGCTGACGCTCCAGACCCGCGAACAGCACATCCGCCGCGAGCGAGCCACGTCGAACATCTGTACGAACCAGGCGTGGGTCGCGCTCCGGACCGCCATCCACGCCGCCTCGCTCGGCCCCGACGGCCTCGTCGACCTCGCGAACGACTGCGTGACCGGTGCGCGTGACCTCGCCGACCGCGTCGACTCGATACAGGGCATCCGCGCGCCGGTCCACGACCGTCACCACGTCCGGGAGTTCGTCGCCCACACCGACCAGCCAGCGCAGGCGGTCGCGTCGGACCTCGCCGGCGAGGGGTTCGCGGTCCACGTCGTCGGCGAGCACGAGATTCAGCTCTGCACGACGGAACGGAACGAGACGAGACGAGACGCGCTGGTGGAGGCGCTGGAGGGAGTCGCATGA
- the gcvPB gene encoding aminomethyl-transferring glycine dehydrogenase subunit GcvPB: MKYEQARWTDDSEELYEPLLSEKNSREVEVESDLPDDLTRDSLELPDLSEPELARHYTRLSQMNYGVESGPFPLGSCTMKYNPKFTDDVAAHPKAATHPDRPTAARQGTLELRYQLQDVLGRIGGMDAVTLQPPAGAAGEFTGILVAKAYHESRGDERSEVIVPDSAHGTNFATAAMAGYDVVELPADEDGRVDVEALEAAVSEETAALMLTNPNTLGLFERDIEHIADLVHDAGGLLYYDGANLNALLGRARPGDMGFDVMHYNVHKTFATPHGGGGPGAGPVGVTEDLAEFLPDPHVRKTNGGFEEYTPERSIGTVHGFGGNWQVLVRAYAYIARLGDAGLADASAKAVLNANYLASQIDYDIPFGPFHHEFVASADEDAADVAKRMLDYGVHPPTTKWPEAVPEALMTEPTEVENRRSLDQLATAFDAVAGEDVDTIERAPENTAARRIDQVSAARSPRLSWQALDADSE, translated from the coding sequence ATGAAGTACGAACAAGCGCGCTGGACCGACGACTCCGAGGAGCTGTACGAACCGCTGCTCTCGGAGAAGAACAGCCGGGAGGTCGAGGTGGAGTCGGACCTGCCCGACGACCTGACCCGCGACTCGCTCGAACTCCCCGACCTCTCGGAACCGGAACTCGCGCGCCACTACACGCGCCTGTCGCAGATGAACTACGGCGTCGAGTCGGGGCCGTTCCCGCTCGGGTCGTGCACGATGAAGTACAACCCGAAGTTCACCGACGACGTGGCCGCCCACCCGAAGGCGGCGACCCACCCCGACCGCCCCACCGCGGCGCGGCAGGGGACGCTCGAACTCAGGTATCAGTTACAGGACGTGCTCGGGCGCATCGGCGGGATGGACGCGGTGACGCTCCAGCCCCCCGCGGGTGCGGCCGGCGAGTTCACGGGTATCCTCGTCGCGAAGGCGTACCACGAGTCCCGCGGCGACGAGCGCTCTGAGGTGATCGTCCCGGACTCCGCGCACGGGACGAACTTCGCTACCGCGGCGATGGCGGGCTACGACGTGGTCGAACTGCCCGCCGACGAGGACGGCCGCGTCGACGTCGAGGCGCTGGAGGCGGCCGTGAGCGAGGAGACGGCCGCGTTGATGCTGACCAACCCCAACACGCTCGGCCTGTTCGAGCGCGACATCGAGCACATCGCCGACCTCGTCCACGACGCGGGCGGGTTGCTCTACTACGACGGTGCCAACCTGAACGCGCTGCTCGGACGCGCGCGTCCCGGCGACATGGGGTTCGACGTGATGCACTACAACGTCCACAAGACGTTCGCGACGCCCCACGGCGGCGGCGGCCCCGGCGCGGGGCCGGTCGGCGTCACCGAGGACCTCGCCGAGTTCCTCCCGGACCCGCACGTCCGCAAGACGAACGGCGGGTTCGAGGAGTACACCCCGGAGCGGTCCATCGGGACCGTCCACGGCTTCGGCGGGAACTGGCAGGTGCTCGTCCGCGCGTACGCGTACATCGCGCGACTGGGCGACGCGGGCCTCGCCGACGCCTCGGCGAAGGCCGTGCTCAACGCGAACTACCTCGCCTCGCAGATCGACTACGACATCCCGTTCGGGCCGTTCCACCACGAGTTCGTCGCGAGCGCCGACGAGGACGCCGCCGACGTGGCGAAGCGGATGCTCGACTACGGCGTCCACCCGCCGACGACGAAGTGGCCCGAGGCGGTCCCGGAGGCGCTGATGACCGAACCGACCGAGGTGGAGAACCGACGGTCGCTCGACCAGCTCGCGACCGCGTTCGACGCCGTCGCGGGCGAGGACGTCGACACCATCGAGCGCGCCCCCGAGAACACCGCCGCACGCCGCATCGACCAGGTGTCGGCCGCACGCTCGCCACGACTGTCGTGGCAGGCGCTGGACGCTGATAGCGAGTAG
- a CDS encoding haloacid dehalogenase type II has protein sequence MFDADLGAVTFDSYSTLVDVDSVERALADRVDDPEPVSRLWRSRSLEYTMVANHTDSYQPFYEMNRDALTYALAVHDADVSDEERDEILATYHELDVFDDVRRSIERLGDAGYPCYVVSNGDPEMLDSMVDHADIGDLLDGVVSADEVEQFKPDAELYHHAAERIGEPPEDLAHVSALWLDVQGAQHAGLQGVWLNRDDDPWEPFGAEPDLEVASIDGFVDELLD, from the coding sequence ATGTTCGACGCCGACCTGGGTGCGGTCACCTTCGACTCGTACAGCACGCTCGTCGACGTCGATTCGGTCGAGCGGGCGCTCGCCGACCGTGTCGACGACCCGGAACCCGTCTCCCGACTCTGGCGGTCGCGCTCCCTGGAGTACACGATGGTCGCCAACCACACCGACAGCTACCAGCCGTTCTACGAGATGAACCGCGACGCGTTGACGTACGCGCTCGCTGTCCACGACGCCGACGTGAGCGACGAAGAGCGAGACGAGATTCTCGCCACCTACCACGAACTCGACGTGTTCGACGACGTGCGCCGGAGCATCGAACGCCTCGGCGACGCGGGCTACCCGTGCTACGTCGTCTCGAACGGCGACCCCGAGATGCTCGACTCGATGGTCGACCACGCCGACATCGGCGACCTGCTCGACGGCGTGGTGAGCGCCGACGAGGTCGAGCAGTTCAAACCCGACGCCGAACTGTACCACCACGCCGCGGAGCGAATCGGCGAACCGCCCGAGGACCTCGCCCACGTGAGCGCACTGTGGCTGGACGTGCAGGGTGCCCAGCACGCCGGACTCCAGGGCGTGTGGTTGAACCGAGACGACGACCCCTGGGAACCGTTCGGAGCGGAACCGGACCTCGAAGTAGCCTCTATCGACGGGTTCGTCGACGAACTCCTCGACTGA
- a CDS encoding C2H2-type zinc finger protein, with product MGGEHTGDSDDHTENAEFVCVACERTFESEAARDRHVRDVGLVH from the coding sequence ATGGGTGGGGAGCACACCGGAGATAGCGACGACCACACGGAGAACGCCGAGTTCGTCTGTGTCGCGTGCGAGCGAACGTTCGAGAGCGAGGCCGCCCGCGACAGGCACGTCCGGGACGTCGGACTGGTCCACTGA
- a CDS encoding HTH domain-containing protein, giving the protein MGATSERERRIELYVRSLAPGGTHRQQDTVVRRLDDLLRESAIDDYDVRVWGDRICHASASARTADGRHVQDRLARIERWADEEGRSLDGVYREVHCDSAITEESWTEVRFPEIALAEFVDDQLVHLAPSHDEDADELVRVTDRLADLADETPVDVSGTTAREDEASDGGGDSPDDQERRRIEAGHVDH; this is encoded by the coding sequence ATGGGAGCTACCAGCGAACGTGAGCGGCGCATCGAACTGTACGTTCGGTCGCTCGCCCCCGGCGGGACGCATCGCCAGCAAGACACCGTCGTCCGGCGTCTCGACGACCTCCTCCGAGAGAGCGCCATCGACGACTACGACGTTCGCGTCTGGGGCGACCGCATCTGTCACGCCTCGGCGAGCGCCCGGACGGCCGACGGGCGGCACGTCCAGGACCGACTCGCGCGCATCGAGCGCTGGGCCGACGAGGAAGGGCGGTCGCTCGACGGCGTCTACCGCGAGGTCCACTGCGACTCCGCCATCACCGAGGAGTCGTGGACCGAGGTCCGGTTCCCGGAGATAGCGCTCGCGGAGTTCGTCGACGACCAACTGGTCCACCTCGCTCCTTCCCACGACGAGGACGCCGACGAACTCGTCCGCGTCACCGACCGCCTCGCGGACCTCGCCGACGAGACGCCGGTCGATGTCTCAGGGACGACGGCGCGCGAGGACGAAGCGAGCGACGGCGGCGGGGACTCCCCCGACGACCAGGAGCGAAGGCGTATCGAGGCCGGGCACGTCGACCACTGA
- a CDS encoding dihydrolipoyl dehydrogenase family protein, translating into MLRVVVIGAYGSAGVAVADALADEPDVELVLADNGDPGGGLCILRGCMPSKDVYSAAAHHYQTRVDDRLPGEVPDLDLERVVATKDEHVSNFAAHRRAAVEELAERENVTFHHETATLEDDGSVQVGDERVDADYVVVATGSTANLPDVPGLDSVEYLTSADVLDATSFGDSAVVMGFGYIGLEMVPYLSEAGGMDVTVVEHDDRPLDEADTPFGDEILDMYREEFDVEVLTNAHEQSVAPVGADGEHDGVRLTYEQDGEDRQVEADDLFLFTGRRPALDGLGLDARGIDTDDEWVGPSMQARDDERVFVVGDANGREPILHVAKEQAQVAAENVLRHRDGESLAEYHNTHHHVVFSGLGVYPYARVGHSEAAAEEAGLDYVSVTREADQDGVFATKDAARGLARLVVGTDGTVLGYQGLHYQADTMAKTMQVVVEGGMDVRAIPDRAYHPTTPEILDGLFRAAKEELDASDE; encoded by the coding sequence ATGCTACGCGTCGTCGTCATCGGAGCCTACGGGAGCGCGGGCGTCGCCGTCGCTGACGCCCTCGCCGACGAACCGGACGTCGAACTCGTCCTCGCGGACAACGGCGACCCGGGTGGCGGTCTCTGTATCCTCCGGGGCTGTATGCCATCGAAGGACGTCTACTCCGCCGCCGCTCACCACTACCAGACACGCGTCGACGACCGACTGCCCGGCGAGGTCCCCGACCTGGACCTCGAACGCGTCGTCGCCACGAAGGACGAGCACGTCTCGAACTTCGCGGCCCACCGCCGCGCGGCGGTCGAGGAGCTCGCCGAGCGGGAGAACGTCACCTTCCACCACGAGACGGCGACGCTCGAAGACGACGGCTCGGTCCAGGTCGGCGACGAGCGAGTCGACGCGGACTACGTCGTCGTCGCGACGGGGTCCACCGCGAACCTCCCCGACGTGCCGGGACTCGACTCGGTGGAGTACCTGACCAGCGCGGACGTGCTCGACGCCACCTCCTTCGGCGACTCGGCCGTCGTCATGGGCTTCGGCTACATCGGCCTGGAGATGGTCCCGTACCTCTCTGAGGCTGGCGGGATGGACGTCACCGTCGTCGAACACGACGACCGGCCGCTCGACGAGGCCGACACCCCGTTCGGCGACGAGATACTCGACATGTACCGCGAGGAGTTCGACGTGGAGGTGCTGACGAACGCCCACGAGCAGTCGGTCGCACCGGTCGGGGCCGACGGCGAACACGACGGCGTCCGACTCACGTACGAGCAGGACGGCGAAGACCGACAGGTCGAGGCCGACGACCTCTTCCTGTTCACCGGGCGACGCCCGGCGCTCGACGGCCTCGGTCTGGACGCGCGCGGTATCGACACCGACGACGAGTGGGTCGGCCCGTCGATGCAGGCCCGCGACGACGAGCGAGTGTTCGTCGTCGGCGACGCCAACGGACGCGAACCCATCCTCCACGTCGCCAAGGAGCAGGCGCAGGTCGCCGCTGAGAACGTCCTGCGCCACCGCGACGGCGAGTCGCTCGCCGAGTACCACAACACGCACCACCACGTCGTCTTCTCCGGACTCGGGGTCTACCCGTACGCCCGCGTCGGCCACTCCGAAGCGGCCGCCGAGGAGGCGGGTCTCGACTACGTCAGCGTCACGCGCGAGGCCGATCAGGACGGTGTCTTCGCGACGAAGGACGCCGCGAGGGGGCTGGCCCGACTGGTCGTCGGCACCGACGGCACCGTCCTCGGCTATCAGGGACTCCACTACCAGGCGGACACGATGGCGAAGACGATGCAGGTGGTCGTGGAAGGTGGGATGGACGTTCGGGCGATCCCCGACCGGGCCTACCACCCGACGACGCCCGAGATCCTCGACGGCCTGTTCCGGGCGGCGAAGGAAGAACTCGACGCCAGCGACGAGTGA
- a CDS encoding DUF7331 family protein: MSTRTYDESETESTTEPDCVALELEDGQVILYDPEGNGAWIQSDVAYPIERESQQDA; this comes from the coding sequence ATGAGCACACGGACGTACGACGAGTCGGAGACGGAATCGACGACGGAACCGGACTGCGTCGCCCTCGAACTGGAGGACGGACAGGTCATCCTCTACGACCCCGAGGGGAACGGGGCGTGGATCCAGTCCGACGTCGCCTATCCCATCGAACGCGAGAGCCAGCAGGACGCCTGA
- a CDS encoding DUF7838 family putative zinc beta-ribbon protein, with amino-acid sequence MSLETQHYCPDCGGEQTFWRTASTLVHLGEKTKWQCSECDYGFVRIDGIESDADVQA; translated from the coding sequence ATGAGCCTCGAGACCCAGCACTACTGTCCCGACTGCGGTGGCGAGCAGACGTTCTGGCGGACGGCGAGCACGCTCGTCCACCTGGGCGAGAAGACGAAGTGGCAGTGTAGCGAGTGCGACTACGGCTTCGTCCGCATCGACGGTATCGAGAGCGACGCGGACGTACAGGCCTGA
- a CDS encoding cob(I)yrinic acid a,c-diamide adenosyltransferase, translated as MKIYTGRGDEGMTDLRNMDRVSKTDARIEAYGTVDEANALVGVIRPSGHDDIDDHLRAVQNHLHVVQADFADPEDDSDVPRIDESDVEQLESWMDAYDEELDPLQSFILPSGSEPGAKLHHARAVVRRAERRAVDLANEEPVNAEAIAYLNRLSDALFVFGRVVNKREGVPEESPTY; from the coding sequence GTGAAGATCTACACCGGTCGTGGCGACGAGGGGATGACCGACCTGCGGAACATGGACCGCGTCTCCAAGACGGACGCCCGTATCGAGGCCTACGGGACCGTGGACGAGGCGAACGCGCTCGTCGGCGTCATCCGACCGTCGGGACACGACGACATCGACGACCACCTGCGGGCCGTCCAGAACCACCTCCACGTCGTCCAGGCGGACTTCGCCGACCCGGAGGACGACAGCGACGTTCCCCGCATCGACGAGTCCGACGTCGAGCAGCTGGAGTCGTGGATGGACGCCTACGACGAGGAACTCGACCCGCTGCAGTCGTTCATCCTCCCCAGCGGGAGCGAACCGGGGGCTAAACTCCACCACGCCCGCGCGGTGGTCCGCCGGGCCGAGCGGCGGGCGGTGGACCTGGCGAACGAGGAACCGGTCAACGCCGAGGCTATCGCGTACCTGAACCGCCTCTCGGACGCGCTGTTCGTGTTCGGTCGCGTCGTCAACAAGCGCGAAGGCGTCCCCGAGGAGTCACCGACGTACTGA
- a CDS encoding MATE family efflux transporter, whose amino-acid sequence MVAFSGRLRSIWRQTFDLGWPIAVQQTLTTLMRTVDIVVTGLFSPAAVAAIGLADLYAQFPLRIGLGFGAGAIALSSQDTGRGAAATRDRAVTQALVLGALCGVPLVAVGLLFSETLIRLLGADPGVVRLGGAYLLLVFAAAPFRIVGLVGARSLQGAGDTRTPMLVNGGTNLLNVGLTVALGLGVGVAPRLGIVGVGIATAVSRLVESGAILSAMVSDRTSVSLARPRDLAITRQLVAVSVPTFAEGMSNSLANFPFNALLVTFGTEVAAAYHIGRRIYQQLSGPLYRSFSTVTSIVVGQRLGDGDPEEARFAATAILGLSVVALTTAGGVLVFGAGPLASVFTDDAATLAYAVEFTRVFGVSMVFFGVFFPLSGALRGAGETRIPFYARLLGSFAFMVGLSYLLGVTLGYGLQGIYVGLALSYACWAVVVSVGFVWGDWAETAASMMAERAERESAVQQ is encoded by the coding sequence ATGGTCGCGTTCTCGGGTCGGCTCCGGTCCATCTGGCGGCAGACGTTCGACCTGGGCTGGCCCATCGCCGTTCAGCAGACGCTCACGACGCTGATGCGGACGGTGGACATCGTCGTCACCGGGCTGTTCTCACCAGCCGCGGTGGCCGCCATCGGGCTCGCCGACCTCTACGCCCAGTTCCCGCTCCGCATCGGACTCGGGTTCGGTGCCGGTGCCATCGCGCTCTCCAGTCAGGATACGGGCCGTGGGGCGGCGGCGACGCGTGACCGGGCGGTGACGCAGGCACTGGTCCTGGGGGCGCTCTGTGGCGTCCCGCTCGTCGCGGTCGGACTCCTGTTCAGCGAGACGCTGATTCGACTGCTGGGCGCGGACCCGGGGGTGGTTCGACTCGGGGGTGCGTACCTGCTCCTCGTGTTCGCCGCAGCGCCGTTCCGTATCGTCGGACTGGTCGGCGCCCGCTCGTTGCAGGGTGCGGGAGACACACGTACGCCGATGCTCGTCAACGGCGGTACGAACCTCCTCAACGTCGGGTTGACGGTGGCGCTGGGGCTGGGTGTCGGCGTCGCGCCACGACTCGGCATCGTCGGCGTTGGAATCGCCACGGCGGTCAGCCGACTGGTCGAGTCCGGAGCGATACTGAGCGCGATGGTGAGCGACCGGACGTCAGTCTCGCTCGCTCGGCCCCGTGACCTCGCGATAACCCGGCAACTGGTGGCCGTGAGCGTGCCGACGTTCGCCGAGGGGATGAGCAACTCGCTGGCGAACTTCCCGTTCAACGCGTTGCTCGTGACGTTCGGTACCGAGGTCGCCGCGGCGTACCACATCGGACGCCGAATCTACCAGCAGCTCAGCGGGCCACTGTACCGCTCATTCAGTACCGTCACGAGCATCGTCGTCGGGCAGCGGTTGGGCGACGGCGACCCCGAGGAGGCCCGGTTCGCCGCGACGGCGATCCTCGGACTCAGCGTCGTCGCCCTGACCACCGCCGGTGGCGTCCTGGTCTTCGGTGCCGGGCCGCTGGCATCGGTGTTCACCGACGACGCAGCCACGCTCGCGTACGCGGTGGAGTTCACTCGGGTGTTCGGCGTCTCGATGGTCTTCTTCGGCGTCTTCTTCCCGCTCTCCGGTGCACTGCGCGGGGCGGGAGAGACGCGAATCCCGTTCTACGCTCGGCTGCTCGGGTCGTTCGCGTTCATGGTCGGCCTCTCGTACCTCCTCGGCGTGACGCTGGGGTACGGCCTCCAGGGAATCTACGTCGGACTGGCGCTCTCGTACGCCTGCTGGGCGGTCGTCGTCAGCGTCGGCTTCGTCTGGGGCGACTGGGCGGAGACGGCCGCGTCCATGATGGCCGAGCGAGCGGAGCGGGAGTCGGCGGTTCAGCAGTGA
- a CDS encoding SDR family oxidoreductase yields the protein MNLGLSGDAAVVAASSSGLGKAAATALAREGADVVVNGRDEDRLDAAVADIREVADGEVVGHAADLTEKAEAEGLVQRAVEEFGDLDHLVTNAGGPPSKSFEETTDEEWYEAYDLLVMSTVRLVREAIPHLRDGGGSIVTSTSKSVKEAIDGLVLSNSVRMSVVGLEKTLSRELAPDVRVNAVMPGSHETDRMVDLVEQGVERGEYDSYEAGKAAWADDIPTGELGDPGEFGNVVAFLCSDRASFITGEAVMVDGGASRSNL from the coding sequence ATGAATCTCGGACTCTCGGGCGACGCGGCGGTCGTGGCGGCATCGAGTAGTGGCCTCGGAAAGGCGGCCGCGACGGCGCTGGCACGCGAGGGCGCGGACGTCGTCGTCAACGGGAGGGACGAGGACCGACTCGACGCCGCCGTCGCGGACATCCGCGAGGTGGCGGACGGTGAGGTCGTCGGCCACGCCGCGGACCTCACGGAGAAGGCGGAGGCAGAGGGCCTGGTCCAGCGGGCGGTCGAGGAGTTCGGCGACCTCGACCACCTCGTGACGAACGCGGGCGGTCCTCCGAGCAAGTCGTTCGAGGAGACGACCGACGAGGAGTGGTACGAGGCGTACGACCTGCTCGTGATGAGCACGGTCCGCCTCGTCCGGGAGGCGATTCCACACCTCCGCGACGGCGGCGGCAGCATCGTCACCTCGACGTCCAAGAGCGTCAAGGAGGCCATCGACGGCCTCGTGCTCTCGAACTCGGTTCGCATGAGCGTCGTCGGACTGGAGAAGACCCTCTCGCGCGAACTCGCACCGGACGTTCGCGTCAACGCCGTCATGCCGGGGTCCCACGAGACCGACCGGATGGTCGACCTCGTCGAACAGGGCGTCGAGCGCGGCGAGTACGACTCCTACGAGGCCGGGAAAGCGGCCTGGGCCGATGACATCCCGACCGGCGAACTCGGCGATCCCGGCGAGTTCGGTAACGTCGTCGCCTTCCTCTGTTCTGACCGGGCCTCGTTCATCACCGGCGAGGCGGTGATGGTGGACGGTGGGGCGTCGCGGTCGAACCTCTGA